A stretch of Lathyrus oleraceus cultivar Zhongwan6 chromosome 6, CAAS_Psat_ZW6_1.0, whole genome shotgun sequence DNA encodes these proteins:
- the LOC127095585 gene encoding uncharacterized protein LOC127095585, with product MRRGRSAGRGASRGVGRNVSGEATPEGVANVPIGREDHSQTGTNSQVDTRDVRELAAAVLVQTQQNAQILQITRDHQLFQQQQRETVHEDTGLNSFLKGKPPQFGGEFNPEGAEKWLQEIEKIFSFTHCRENRRVGYATFMLTGDVEAWWRGKHRLLEEEGREINWILFKEEFLGKYFPKLCRKEKETEFQNLRQGMMTVEEYTRKFESLLKYSEFYRLHPREEWMCEKYQDGLKYDIQRAVLPLHIMRFGELIERCLELEGIDNRKNQYGSGVPTQNNNHKGHFNRGHGGRTQQGGRPYQRPTPYHNQDSRRLMFKCYSCGGEHLNKDCPNRNIGACFRCGQKGHFLKDCPQGQNQPTSQKSVLINNNNVGRARNEGPNVGQGPQNQNKPTTRRVFAIRGAEISKSDGLIQENRRFLVDLIVLPLKDLDVILGMDWLSANDVNLGCKKKILTFGEDSGEVIKVETLTQKFMMLFSMSEGETPSVEKLPVVCEFPEVFPEEVPGLPAVREVEFSIDLVPGTGPISISPYRM from the exons ATGAGGCGTGGTAGGAGTGCTGGTAGAGGCGCTAGTAGAGGTGTAGGTAGGAATGTGAGTGGTGAAGCTACTCCCGAAGGGGTAGCTAACGTCCCCATAGGACGAGAAGATCATTCCCAAACTGGAACGAACTCTCAAGTTGACACTCGAGATGTTCGTGAACTTGCTGCGGCTGTGCTAGTTCAAACACAACAAAATGCTCAAATCCTGCAAATCACTCGTGATCATCAactttttcagcaacaacaaaGAGAAACTGTGCATGAAGATACGGGATTGAACTCGTTTCTGAAAGGTAAACCACCACAGTTTGGTGGTGAGTTTAATCCGGAGGGTGCTGAGAAATGGTTGCAAGAGATAGAGAAGATATTCTCTTTCACTCACTGTAGAGAGAATAGAAGAGTCGGTTATGCAACATTCATGCTGACAGGTGACGTTGAGGCCTGGTGGAGAGGAAAACATAGATTATTGGAAGAGGAAGGAAGAGAGATCAATTGGATCTTGTTCAAAGAAGAATTTTTGGGGAAGTATTTTCCAAAGCTATGTAGGAAAGAGAAGGAGACAGAATTCCAGAACCTACGTCAAGGTATGATGACGGTGGAAGAGTATACTAGGAAGTTTGAATCCTTGCTAAAGTATTCTGAATTTTACCGCTTGCATCCAAGGGAAGAATGGATGTGTGAAAAGTATCAAGATGGATTGAAATATGATATCCAGAGGGCGGTTCTACCTCTTCATATTATGCGCTTTGGTGAGCTGATAGAAAGATGTTTGGAGTTGGAAGGAATTGACAATAGGAAGAATCAATATGGATCAGGAGTACCAACCCAAAACAACAATCACAAGGGCCATTTTAACCGAGGCCATGGAGGAAGGACCCAACAAGGGGGTAGGCCATATCAAAGGCCTACACCATATCATAACCAGGATTCTAGGAGGTTAATGTTCAAGTGTTACAGCTGTGGAGGGGAACATCTTAACAAAGATTGTCCAAATAGAAATATTGGAGCTTGTTTTCGTTGTGGACAGAAGGGCCATTTTCTCAAAGATTGTCCCCAAGGACAAAACCAACCAACCAGCCAGAAGAGCGTCCTAATAAACAATAACAATGTAGGGAGAGCAAGGAACGAAGGCCCAAATGTTGGTCAAGGACCTCAGAATCAGAACAAGCCAACTACAAGAAGAGTATTTGCAATTAGAGGAGCTGAGATCTCAAAGTCAGATGGGTTAATCCAAG AAAATAGAAGATTCTTAGTAGATCTTATAGTACTCCCGCTAAAAGACCTAGATGTCATCTTAGGAATGGATTGGTTATCAGCCAACGATGTAAACTTGGGGTGCAAGAAGAAAATTTTAACGTTTGGAGAAGATAGTGGAGAAGTCATAAAGGTGGAAACTCTCACCCAAAAATTTATGATGTTATTCTCTATGTCAGAAGGAGAAACCCCTAGTGTTGAAAAACTTCCAGTGGTCTGTGAATTCCCAGAAGTTTTTCCAGAAGAGGTTCCAGGTTTACCAGCGGTTAGGGAAGTGGAGTTTTCTATAGATTTGGTTCCAGGCACTGGACCAATTTCTATATCTCCTTATCGAATGTAA